From a single Rutidosis leptorrhynchoides isolate AG116_Rl617_1_P2 chromosome 5, CSIRO_AGI_Rlap_v1, whole genome shotgun sequence genomic region:
- the LOC139849936 gene encoding uncharacterized protein — MFFHGLIEENPFEHIQHFNDICDIYKTKDVTDDAFKLRAFPFTLQEDVKAWLRNLPPDSIRTFQNLTNEFINHFFPPSKVERLRMEINGFTQWGDETLYDAWVRFKKILRACPPHDLTKKEYINKFYRGNNALTKQYLDSSSGGVFMYKSPNAAETLLEDISVNTYEWAPSPRDLTRKSVAQVESDNWQVTLASLNNQFQIYGKELKKLQQSVVAMQNENVNAITTRSGLTTKGAEDPHPQPFITQEPLPSFIEEEIGVSKEKRKEKVNSTEGTCNDESGNKRGDEPLKATRPVPYPKALRKDKLAALYNKFQEMMKNVSVNFSITDVLKGMPNYSRFIKELISQRDKYHDETSFFIEEESNKILASRPRIPKKLGDPKKFVFPCKFGESEVFNALANLGASINLMPLHYTRDLVLGLLNQLELG; from the exons ATGTTTTTCCATGGGTTAATAGAAGAAAATCCGTTCGAGCATATTCAACACTTTAATGATATTTGTGATATCTACAAaaccaaagatgtcaccgatgacgcTTTTAAGTTAAGAGCATTCCCCTTCACACTTCAAGAAGACGTGAAAGCTTGGTTAAGGAATTTGCCACCCGATTCTATTAGGACTTTTCAAAATTTAACCAATGAGTTCATCAATCACTTTTTCCCACCGTCAAAGGTAGAACGTCTTCGAATGGAAATCAATGGATTCACCCAATGGGGTGATGAAACTTTGTATGATGCGTGGGTACGATTCAAGAAGATactaagagcttgcccaccgcacGATTTGACTAAGAAGGAGTACATTAACAAGTTCTACCGGGGTAATAATGCTTTGACTAAGCAATATCTTGATTCATCTTCGGGGGGAGTATTTATGTATAAATCGCCAAATGCGGCCGAAACTTTGCTAGAAGACATCTCGGTTAACACATACGAATGGGCACCTTCACCTCGAGATTTGAcaaggaaaagtgtagcacaaGTTGAGAGTGATAATTGGCAAGTCACGCTTGCAAGCTTAAATAATCAATTTCAAATATATGGGAAAGAGTTGAAAAAGCTACAACAATCGGTCGTCGCGATGCAA AATGAGAATGTCAATGCCATAACCACTCGAAGCGGTTTAACCACTAAAGGGGCTGAAGATCCCCATCCACAACCCTTTATCACCCAAGAACCACTACCAAGTTTTATAGAAGAAGAGATCGGGGTTAGCAAGGAGAAGCGTAAAGAAAAGGTCAACTCAACCGAGGGTACATGTAATGATGAATCGGGTAACAAACGGGGTGATGAGCCTTTGAAGGCTACAAGACCGGTGCCATATCCGAAAGCTTTAAGGAAGGACAAGTTGGCAGCTCTATACAACAAGTTTCAAGAGATGATGAAAAATGTCTCGGTCAATTTTTCAATCACCGATGTGCTTAAAGGAATGCCAAACTACAGTCGGTTCATCAAGGAGCTAATATCTCAAAGGGATAAATATCATGATGAAACATCTTTCTTTATCGAAGAGGAAAGCAACAAGATTCTTGCATCAAGACCAAGGATCCCTAAAAAGTTAGGTGATCCCAAAAAATTTGTTTTCCCTTGTAAATTCGGTGAGTCAGAAGTGTTCAATGCACTCGCCAATTTGGGTGCAAGCATTAACTTAATGCCCCTTCACTATACGAGAGACTTGGTCTTGGGCCTCTTAAACCAACTCGAATTAGGATAA